Proteins encoded together in one Chthoniobacterales bacterium window:
- a CDS encoding OsmC family protein has protein sequence MQTLTTSPAAEIIRNGVNVTALRETIAAVKGDPTLAEFEFRATNKWEDGARNLATVRDFHGTNVEHTHKDLLHVQMDEPPVLLGKDTGLNPVEVLLSALSGCMTTSLAYYAANLGLSIESIDSELEGDIDLKGFLGIDPNVRKGFQEIRVKFRVKGDATAAQVKELLGNSPVLDTIANPVRIKIDVVTE, from the coding sequence ATGCAAACCCTCACAACCTCACCTGCCGCGGAAATCATCCGCAACGGAGTCAACGTCACCGCGCTTCGCGAGACCATCGCCGCCGTCAAGGGCGACCCGACCCTCGCCGAGTTCGAGTTCCGCGCCACCAACAAATGGGAAGACGGCGCCCGCAACCTTGCCACCGTCCGCGACTTCCACGGGACGAACGTCGAGCACACCCACAAGGATCTCCTGCACGTCCAGATGGACGAACCGCCGGTGCTGCTGGGCAAGGATACGGGCCTGAACCCGGTCGAGGTCCTGCTCTCCGCCCTCTCGGGCTGCATGACCACCTCGCTCGCCTATTACGCGGCGAATCTGGGCCTCTCGATCGAGAGCATTGACTCGGAGCTCGAGGGCGATATCGACCTCAAGGGCTTCCTTGGCATCGACCCGAACGTCCGCAAGGGCTTCCAGGAAATCCGCGTGAAGTTCCGCGTGAAGGGGGATGCCACGGCGGCCCAGGTCAAGGAACTGCTTGGAAACTCGCCGGTGCTCGACACCATCGCGAATCCCGTCCGGATCAAGATCGACGTCGTCACGGAATAG
- a CDS encoding AraC family transcriptional regulator, with the protein MLNLFQSVRTNPSYGRLEIGDILFAEYTCGAPEKLIPAWTETDYLVHVVTGRKTWHTAHHVWRAGPGDTLFFKKGASIWEQHFESEVCLLMLFIPDGLLRAAVREVTGTPGPQPGNPAPIEAALRVENDVALAALFQSMRTYLAGTVKPPEPLVRLKLKELVISVLTSDANPGLAAYFRRLAESDAPSVAEIMEANFRFNLSLEEYAKLCHRSLSSFKREFQTLFGTSPGKWLVQRRLDHAAARLGGTTLSVTEIAFESGFEDVSHFSRVFKERFGKPPIGYRQDAPATG; encoded by the coding sequence ATGTTGAATCTCTTCCAATCCGTTCGCACAAATCCGAGCTACGGCCGGCTCGAGATCGGGGACATTTTGTTTGCCGAATACACCTGCGGCGCCCCGGAGAAGCTGATCCCGGCATGGACGGAGACCGACTACCTCGTGCACGTCGTCACCGGCCGAAAGACCTGGCACACCGCGCATCACGTCTGGCGGGCCGGGCCCGGCGACACACTGTTTTTCAAGAAGGGCGCGAGCATTTGGGAGCAGCATTTCGAATCCGAGGTCTGCCTTCTCATGCTCTTCATTCCCGATGGCCTGTTGCGCGCCGCCGTGCGGGAAGTCACCGGAACACCCGGCCCGCAACCTGGAAATCCCGCGCCCATCGAGGCTGCCCTGCGCGTGGAGAACGACGTCGCGCTGGCCGCGCTGTTCCAATCGATGCGCACCTATCTTGCCGGCACCGTGAAGCCGCCCGAGCCGCTCGTGCGCCTCAAGCTCAAGGAACTCGTCATCAGCGTGCTGACGAGCGACGCCAACCCCGGGCTGGCCGCGTATTTCCGCCGGTTGGCCGAGAGCGACGCTCCCTCGGTCGCGGAAATCATGGAGGCCAACTTTCGCTTCAATCTCTCGCTCGAGGAATACGCGAAGCTCTGCCACCGCAGCCTCTCGTCGTTCAAGCGCGAGTTCCAGACGCTGTTCGGCACATCGCCCGGCAAATGGCTGGTGCAGCGCCGGCTCGACCACGCCGCAGCGCGGTTGGGCGGCACGACGCTCAGCGTCACGGAAATCGCGTTCGAGAGCGGCTTCGAGGACGTCTCGCACTTCAGCCGCGTGTTCAAGGAGCGCTTCGGAAAGCCGCCGATCGGCTATCGACAGGACGCCCCGGCCACAGGCTGA
- a CDS encoding CehA/McbA family metallohydrolase: MKPLSIFLALSALSLHAAEPELHVYFGNLHSHTGYSDGVGTPEEAFLFARDVAKLDFLAVTEHNHLLGGDKATPAQRIALYVGPAASALVPTARRLTEDGRFVAISGQEFSTMSKGNHVNVFDVPAVIDVPSGDFAGLLKWMAVHPDSTGHLAVLQLNHPALGRPGKDALGPREFGRDDFGGDAGWEDAMGRAASLVEILNGEPPEKMPSTRAPQIMEHFYLLFLQLGFHVAPTGDQDNHHGKWGSATEARTGIIAPALTKNALLEALRARHVYATEDRNLRVIARVSGKLCGDVLTATEPETKIELQIEDADEPDASYQVEVFQGEIGGPLAAVVRTASFHGNCTEEISDVRLDHDGQFLFLRITQSGAEPDRVWTAPVWLQLPKT, translated from the coding sequence GTGAAACCCCTGTCCATCTTCCTTGCGCTTTCGGCGCTCTCCCTTCATGCCGCTGAACCCGAGCTGCACGTGTATTTCGGCAACCTGCACTCGCACACGGGATACAGTGACGGCGTCGGCACTCCCGAGGAGGCGTTTCTCTTTGCGAGAGACGTGGCGAAACTCGATTTCCTCGCGGTGACCGAGCATAACCACCTCCTCGGCGGCGACAAGGCCACGCCGGCGCAACGCATCGCGCTCTATGTGGGCCCGGCCGCGAGCGCGCTCGTGCCGACCGCGCGGCGGCTCACCGAGGATGGCCGCTTCGTGGCAATCTCCGGGCAGGAATTTTCCACGATGTCGAAGGGCAACCACGTGAACGTCTTCGACGTGCCGGCGGTGATCGACGTGCCATCCGGAGATTTCGCCGGGCTGCTGAAGTGGATGGCGGTGCACCCGGATTCGACGGGGCACCTGGCGGTGCTCCAGCTCAACCATCCCGCGCTCGGCCGGCCGGGCAAGGACGCCCTCGGCCCCAGGGAATTCGGGCGCGACGATTTCGGGGGAGATGCGGGCTGGGAGGATGCGATGGGCCGCGCGGCTTCACTCGTCGAGATTCTCAATGGCGAACCGCCGGAGAAAATGCCCAGCACGCGAGCCCCGCAGATCATGGAGCACTTCTACCTGCTCTTCCTCCAACTGGGCTTTCACGTCGCTCCCACGGGCGATCAGGACAACCATCACGGAAAGTGGGGCAGTGCGACGGAGGCGCGCACCGGCATCATTGCTCCCGCCCTGACGAAGAACGCGTTGCTCGAGGCGCTGCGCGCTCGCCACGTCTACGCAACCGAGGATCGCAACCTGCGAGTGATTGCCCGGGTGAGTGGGAAGTTGTGCGGCGACGTCTTGACCGCGACCGAACCGGAAACAAAGATCGAGCTGCAGATCGAGGACGCCGACGAGCCGGACGCCAGTTATCAGGTCGAAGTGTTCCAGGGCGAAATCGGCGGGCCGCTCGCGGCGGTCGTTCGCACGGCGTCGTTTCACGGGAATTGCACCGAAGAAATCAGCGACGTGCGGCTCGACCACGACGGCCAGTTTCTCTTTCTGCGGATCACGCAAAGCGGGGCCGAGCCCGATCGCGTGTGGACGGCGCCCGTCTGGCTGCAGCTGCCGAAGACGTGA
- a CDS encoding methylated-DNA--[protein]-cysteine S-methyltransferase: protein MAGSRRKLRDDAASPMPHFFQITQTPVGCLKLVATGRGLAAILWENDDPLRVRLEPLVETANQPILVETAKQLSEYFAGERQTFSIPLDPAGTDFQKDVWAALAAIPFGETRSYAEIARQIGRPRAVRAVGAANGRNPISIIVPCHRVIGTNGGLTGFAGGLAIKAALLELESVDSGADSRLEN from the coding sequence ATGGCCGGCAGTCGCCGCAAATTGCGCGATGATGCCGCGAGTCCGATGCCGCATTTCTTCCAAATCACGCAAACTCCCGTCGGCTGCCTCAAGCTGGTGGCCACGGGCCGCGGACTCGCCGCAATCCTGTGGGAGAACGATGATCCGCTGCGCGTGCGCCTCGAACCGCTTGTGGAGACCGCGAACCAGCCCATCCTCGTGGAGACCGCAAAACAACTGAGCGAATACTTCGCCGGGGAGCGCCAGACATTTTCCATCCCGCTCGATCCGGCTGGCACCGACTTCCAGAAGGACGTCTGGGCCGCCCTGGCGGCGATTCCCTTCGGCGAAACGCGCAGCTACGCCGAGATCGCGCGGCAGATCGGCCGCCCCAGGGCCGTGCGCGCCGTCGGCGCCGCGAACGGAAGAAATCCGATCTCGATCATCGTCCCCTGCCACCGCGTCATCGGCACAAACGGCGGGCTCACGGGGTTCGCCGGCGGCCTCGCCATCAAGGCCGCGCTCCTCGAGCTCGAATCCGTGGATTCCGGAGCCGACTCGCGTCTGGAAAACTAA
- a CDS encoding AlkA N-terminal domain-containing protein — MMDDDAAYIALKAHDPRFDGVFFVGVTSTGIYCRPICPAKTPQRRNCRFFASAETAEKAGFRPCLRCRPELAPGLAPVDNARRIAHLLTRRIEEGLAEDDGIGLEDVAAQLGVSSRQLRRIVQRELGVSPVELMQTRRLLLAKQLLTETGLPVTEIAFASGFASLRRFNAAFLARYRMPPVRLRRESRDPGASVIPGGATALHLAYRPPYDWDAMREFLAARVIRDVEAVTEAGYARTVRIGSHTGWIRVTHAAKRSALRVEFTPSLAPVLPALLGRLRNLFDLAARPDLIAALLGKDALLRESVRRNPGLRVPGAFDGFEMAVRAILGQQISVKAATTIAGRFAGAFGEPIATPFPELSRLTPRAARLAGASVDDVAKCGVVSARARCILELARAFESGAVNLDAGVDPEAAATALEAVPGIGPWTAHYLTMRASRWPDAFPKEDVAVRKALGGVTARRAEELSRPWRPWRSYAVMHLWRMAANA, encoded by the coding sequence ATGATGGACGACGATGCCGCCTACATTGCGCTCAAGGCGCACGATCCGCGTTTCGACGGGGTGTTTTTTGTCGGAGTGACGTCCACGGGCATCTATTGCCGCCCGATCTGTCCGGCGAAGACACCGCAGCGCCGGAATTGTCGCTTCTTCGCGAGCGCGGAAACCGCGGAGAAGGCCGGCTTCCGCCCGTGCCTGCGCTGTCGGCCGGAACTGGCTCCGGGCCTCGCCCCCGTCGACAATGCGCGCCGCATCGCCCATCTGCTGACGCGGCGGATCGAGGAGGGACTCGCCGAGGACGACGGAATCGGGCTGGAAGATGTCGCGGCGCAGCTGGGTGTGAGTTCCCGGCAGTTGCGACGGATCGTGCAGCGCGAGCTGGGCGTGTCGCCGGTGGAGCTGATGCAGACGCGACGGCTATTGCTCGCGAAGCAGCTTCTCACCGAGACCGGGCTTCCCGTCACGGAGATCGCCTTTGCGAGCGGGTTCGCCAGTCTGCGGCGGTTCAATGCCGCCTTCCTCGCGCGGTATCGCATGCCGCCGGTCCGTCTGCGTCGCGAGAGCCGCGATCCCGGCGCATCGGTGATTCCGGGCGGCGCCACGGCGCTGCACCTCGCCTATCGTCCGCCCTACGACTGGGACGCGATGCGGGAATTTCTGGCCGCGCGCGTGATTCGCGACGTGGAAGCCGTCACCGAGGCAGGCTATGCGCGCACCGTGCGAATCGGGTCGCACACGGGATGGATCCGCGTCACTCACGCCGCGAAAAGGTCCGCGCTGCGGGTGGAGTTCACGCCGTCGCTGGCCCCGGTTCTTCCGGCATTGCTTGGTCGCCTGCGCAACCTCTTCGACCTCGCCGCGAGGCCGGACCTCATCGCGGCGCTTCTCGGGAAGGATGCCCTCCTGCGCGAGAGCGTGCGGCGGAATCCGGGCCTGCGCGTGCCGGGCGCCTTCGACGGATTCGAGATGGCGGTGCGGGCGATCCTCGGCCAGCAGATCTCGGTGAAGGCCGCGACGACGATTGCCGGTCGCTTCGCCGGGGCGTTCGGAGAGCCGATCGCGACGCCCTTTCCGGAGCTCTCGCGGCTCACCCCGCGGGCGGCGCGGCTGGCCGGGGCAAGCGTCGATGATGTCGCGAAATGCGGCGTGGTGAGCGCCCGCGCGCGGTGCATTCTGGAGCTCGCGCGGGCGTTCGAGTCCGGCGCGGTGAATCTCGATGCCGGCGTCGATCCGGAGGCGGCGGCGACTGCGCTGGAAGCGGTGCCGGGCATTGGCCCGTGGACGGCGCATTATCTCACGATGAGGGCCTCGCGCTGGCCCGACGCGTTTCCGAAGGAGGACGTCGCGGTGCGGAAAGCCCTCGGCGGCGTGACGGCGAGGCGGGCGGAGGAATTGTCGCGGCCATGGCGGCCGTGGCGGAGCTATGCGGTGATGCATTTGTGGCGGATGGCGGCAAACGCGTGA
- a CDS encoding MarC family NAAT transporter, which produces MDFTLFVTTFATLFAICNPLGNAAIFLSITTGEKSEERQKQAFMGSVYMLAILLAFFFFGTAIMNFFGLSLPGIRIAGGLVIMKIGFNLLTPQPDHNHSEEEHKEAVKKPDISFSPLAMPLLSGPGSIAAVIGLTALHRTFTPWDYGQMLGAIVAVVVLCWVILANSERLLAVLGVNGANALTKIMGFILLCIGVQLNIAGITELVQGFQHPAA; this is translated from the coding sequence GTGGACTTCACGCTTTTCGTCACCACCTTTGCGACGCTCTTCGCGATCTGCAATCCGCTCGGAAACGCGGCCATCTTCCTGTCGATCACGACGGGCGAGAAGTCCGAGGAACGGCAGAAGCAGGCCTTCATGGGATCCGTCTACATGCTGGCGATCCTGCTCGCGTTTTTCTTCTTCGGAACGGCGATCATGAATTTCTTTGGGCTCAGTCTGCCCGGTATCCGCATCGCGGGCGGGCTCGTGATCATGAAGATCGGCTTCAATCTGCTGACGCCGCAACCGGACCACAATCACAGCGAGGAGGAGCACAAAGAGGCCGTCAAAAAGCCGGACATCTCGTTTTCTCCGCTGGCGATGCCGCTGCTGTCGGGCCCGGGATCGATCGCCGCGGTGATCGGCCTCACGGCGTTGCATCGAACCTTCACGCCGTGGGACTACGGGCAAATGCTCGGCGCGATCGTTGCCGTCGTCGTCCTGTGCTGGGTGATCCTCGCAAACTCCGAGCGGCTCCTCGCGGTGCTCGGCGTGAATGGAGCGAATGCGCTGACGAAGATCATGGGCTTCATCCTGCTTTGCATCGGCGTGCAGTTGAATATCGCCGGCATCACGGAACTCGTGCAGGGCTTCCAGCACCCGGCGGCGTAG
- a CDS encoding MFS transporter, with amino-acid sequence MIIADGPARPGEKVVTEVTLRGWFIWIAAALFYLYEFFVRVAPSTMEPELQRAFSLSAAGLGAMIGVYYTIYAPCQLLAGSLLDRFGARNVLVPAALVCTGGCFLEILGHSPFWLGAARFCQGLGSAFAFVGTMYLAAEWFPRSMLARLSGLTTSLGMAGAIMGNSGIARVVETLGWHRALLVAGFVGLGVTAIIFFVVPRESRHRQARAEKAELPRGPGLFASLKAVAGNPQSWLAGIAGTALYMPLSILGALWGVEYLMSITGGDKVAGAGAVSMLYVGWLIGGPIAGWYSDRSGQRRNLLLGAGVATLLVTLAVVLTPHISVTAAYALMLLLGLASTSQVVCFVTAIEHNPPAVAGTAIAATNMMIMLLGGMGEWAFGYILDLVTPGVGHPAAGYPEASYRKAILLLPLISAIGVAAAFFLTEARRKKPMPAGPEPVA; translated from the coding sequence ATGATCATCGCAGACGGTCCGGCTCGGCCGGGCGAAAAAGTCGTCACCGAAGTCACCCTCCGCGGCTGGTTCATCTGGATCGCGGCCGCGCTCTTCTACCTCTACGAATTTTTTGTGCGCGTCGCTCCCTCGACGATGGAGCCCGAGCTGCAGAGGGCCTTCAGCCTTTCGGCCGCGGGTCTCGGCGCCATGATCGGCGTCTACTACACGATCTACGCCCCGTGCCAGCTCCTCGCGGGCAGCCTGCTCGACCGCTTCGGCGCGCGGAACGTCCTCGTGCCCGCCGCTCTCGTCTGCACCGGCGGCTGCTTTCTGGAGATCCTCGGTCACTCGCCATTCTGGCTGGGCGCCGCGCGGTTCTGCCAGGGCCTCGGGTCAGCCTTTGCCTTCGTCGGCACGATGTATCTTGCGGCGGAATGGTTCCCGCGCTCGATGCTCGCGCGTCTCTCGGGCCTCACGACCTCGCTCGGCATGGCCGGCGCGATCATGGGCAATTCCGGCATCGCGCGCGTCGTCGAAACGCTCGGCTGGCACCGCGCCCTGTTGGTCGCCGGCTTTGTCGGCCTCGGCGTCACCGCGATCATTTTCTTCGTGGTTCCGCGCGAATCCCGCCACCGCCAGGCTCGCGCCGAGAAAGCCGAACTCCCCCGCGGCCCGGGTCTGTTCGCCTCTTTGAAGGCCGTCGCAGGGAATCCGCAAAGCTGGCTCGCCGGCATCGCGGGCACCGCGCTCTACATGCCGCTCTCCATCCTCGGCGCGCTCTGGGGGGTGGAATACCTCATGTCCATCACCGGCGGGGACAAGGTCGCCGGTGCCGGCGCGGTCTCGATGCTCTACGTGGGCTGGCTGATCGGCGGCCCCATCGCCGGCTGGTATTCCGACCGCTCGGGCCAGCGGCGCAATCTCCTGCTCGGCGCGGGCGTGGCCACGCTGCTGGTGACGCTGGCCGTCGTGCTCACCCCGCACATTTCCGTGACCGCCGCCTACGCGCTGATGCTTCTGCTCGGCCTCGCCTCCACCTCGCAGGTCGTCTGCTTCGTCACGGCGATCGAGCACAATCCGCCTGCCGTAGCCGGCACAGCCATTGCCGCGACGAACATGATGATCATGCTCCTCGGAGGCATGGGCGAGTGGGCATTTGGCTACATTCTCGACCTCGTCACCCCCGGAGTCGGACATCCCGCGGCCGGCTATCCCGAGGCGTCGTATCGGAAGGCGATTCTGCTCCTGCCGCTCATCTCCGCCATCGGGGTCGCCGCCGCATTCTTCCTTACCGAAGCGCGCCGCAAGAAACCCATGCCGGCCGGCCCCGAGCCGGTCGCCTGA
- a CDS encoding carbohydrate porin translates to MDFRISRISLLALGCAAIGTADAAKLPPHVTDQPVNRTRMPIREIGTTVERQIDAGFTALEHHSFDPFANYWGTWLTNPVGGRERGSSWAQLLVFGGEYHFDHLGWQGGSVFASATDFAGFNLSEKVGNVFTLSQAVVSDTFALYSLYLRQQFSDGRIDLRIGRMSAGEFFATLPIMGLPVGGAVNGNPTSLFTNAPFHATGSASWGAFVKGMPTAATYLQAGIFQASPQTGVPANHGVNFAIERGDGELLMLEAGWLPTFAAPDTTSPTPPDKKTVAAADPSLPGHYSFGGYYANYTFPTFTGGVAHNAFGFYTQGQQMVWRSTANPDHNLTVWSGLTFSPQEEFALLPLMAYGGIAWQGLIPGRDRDTALLNAYLGGFSRDYARQQAAAGAGFSTLETVFEASYIVQLTQNLQFQPDVQWVIQPGGTRSIPNALVVGFQVSALF, encoded by the coding sequence ATGGACTTCCGCATTTCCCGCATCTCGCTCCTCGCTCTCGGGTGCGCGGCCATCGGCACCGCCGATGCGGCGAAACTTCCGCCCCATGTCACCGACCAGCCGGTGAACCGCACGCGAATGCCGATTCGCGAGATCGGCACCACGGTCGAAAGGCAGATCGACGCCGGCTTCACCGCGCTCGAGCACCACAGCTTCGATCCCTTCGCGAACTACTGGGGCACCTGGCTCACAAATCCCGTCGGCGGCCGGGAGCGGGGCAGCTCCTGGGCGCAGCTTCTCGTCTTCGGCGGCGAGTATCACTTCGACCATCTCGGCTGGCAGGGCGGCTCGGTCTTCGCCTCCGCGACGGATTTCGCCGGCTTCAATCTCTCGGAGAAAGTCGGGAATGTCTTCACGCTGTCGCAGGCCGTCGTGTCGGACACCTTCGCGCTCTACAGCCTCTATCTGCGGCAGCAGTTTTCGGACGGGCGGATCGACCTCCGCATCGGCCGCATGTCCGCGGGGGAATTCTTCGCCACGCTCCCGATCATGGGACTGCCCGTCGGCGGCGCGGTCAATGGCAACCCGACCTCGCTCTTCACGAACGCGCCCTTCCACGCCACCGGCTCCGCGTCGTGGGGCGCCTTCGTGAAGGGAATGCCCACCGCGGCGACCTATCTTCAGGCCGGCATTTTCCAGGCCAGCCCGCAAACCGGCGTGCCGGCCAATCATGGCGTGAATTTCGCGATCGAGCGTGGTGACGGCGAGCTCCTCATGCTCGAAGCCGGATGGCTGCCGACCTTCGCCGCCCCCGACACGACGAGTCCGACGCCCCCCGACAAGAAGACCGTGGCTGCGGCAGATCCCAGCCTTCCGGGGCACTATTCCTTCGGCGGCTACTACGCGAACTACACGTTCCCGACCTTCACCGGTGGCGTCGCGCACAATGCGTTCGGCTTCTACACCCAGGGACAGCAGATGGTCTGGCGCAGCACGGCAAATCCCGATCACAATCTCACCGTCTGGAGCGGCCTCACCTTCTCACCGCAGGAGGAGTTCGCCCTCCTGCCGCTCATGGCCTACGGCGGGATCGCATGGCAGGGATTGATCCCCGGCCGCGACCGGGACACCGCGCTGCTGAATGCCTACCTCGGGGGATTCAGCCGCGACTATGCCCGGCAGCAGGCCGCGGCCGGCGCCGGCTTCTCCACCCTCGAGACCGTTTTCGAGGCCAGCTACATCGTGCAACTCACCCAGAACCTGCAATTCCAACCCGACGTCCAGTGGGTGATCCAGCCGGGCGGCACTCGCAGCATCCCCAACGCGCTCGTGGTCGGCTTCCAAGTCTCGGCCCTGTTCTAA
- a CDS encoding cupin domain-containing protein, producing the protein MSTPVAIHPPAAERILRAFGDEVHVYLSGNETGGRFAQARSVTPPGGGPPPHWHTNEDEWFYVLSGTASFFADGAWRDIGPGSRVFCPRMSIHTFRNNTAEPLEMIVTTSPAGFEDFFAKCAAEFASAAGPDMGRIIAIAEEHGIHFATP; encoded by the coding sequence ATGTCGACCCCTGTTGCCATCCATCCGCCAGCCGCAGAACGCATTTTGCGCGCCTTCGGCGACGAAGTGCATGTTTACCTCTCCGGCAACGAGACCGGCGGCAGGTTCGCCCAGGCCCGCTCCGTCACGCCGCCAGGCGGAGGGCCGCCCCCGCACTGGCACACCAACGAGGACGAGTGGTTCTACGTGCTCTCGGGCACCGCCAGTTTCTTCGCCGACGGTGCATGGCGAGACATCGGTCCGGGCAGCCGCGTCTTCTGTCCCCGGATGAGCATCCACACCTTCAGGAACAACACCGCCGAGCCGCTCGAGATGATCGTCACGACCTCGCCGGCGGGCTTCGAGGACTTCTTCGCGAAATGCGCGGCCGAATTCGCCAGCGCGGCGGGGCCGGACATGGGGCGCATCATCGCGATCGCCGAGGAGCACGGCATTCATTTCGCAACGCCCTGA
- a CDS encoding LOG family protein, with protein sequence MLGADDPSRATRARLLYLLFAKGWDIYNSNGDQRISLSNIERKIIESDAFVFTPGATLEDMFKAISIFVGFQTLDQNLTGKPTVILNEDASWNPFFEVLTHLHMMGTVRQNYEDFLLTVESAEAVLDTLERAKTRGLPASGHHAVEESADTILDTPVPDDYVGNACVFCSASLEDPIYLSEGEAIGRILAENRIGCISGAGRSGIMGAVVRGSVEAGGWAGGSNVPHIIQLEGLPDGLSSFWLRPDIYTRMEVMIENSDAFIIFPGGAGTVQELLALMIFKHRQSPMMEGKPVVIYNRRNASGLGFWDPLITLLRGMSIPGDFVVVEELEEILPAIQPGMKKRRAMESAPLAGV encoded by the coding sequence GTGCTCGGTGCCGATGACCCCAGCCGCGCCACCCGCGCCCGCCTTCTTTACCTCCTCTTCGCCAAGGGATGGGACATCTATAATTCCAATGGCGACCAGCGCATCAGCCTCTCGAATATCGAGAGAAAAATCATCGAGTCGGATGCCTTCGTGTTCACGCCCGGCGCGACGCTCGAGGATATGTTCAAGGCGATTTCGATCTTCGTGGGCTTCCAGACTCTCGACCAGAATCTCACCGGCAAGCCGACCGTCATTCTCAACGAGGACGCGTCGTGGAACCCCTTCTTCGAGGTGCTCACCCACCTTCACATGATGGGAACCGTCCGGCAGAACTACGAAGACTTCCTCCTCACGGTGGAATCGGCCGAAGCCGTGCTCGACACGCTCGAGCGCGCCAAGACGCGCGGCCTGCCCGCCTCCGGCCACCATGCCGTCGAGGAAAGCGCCGACACGATTCTCGATACGCCGGTGCCCGATGACTACGTCGGCAACGCCTGCGTGTTCTGCTCCGCGTCGCTGGAAGATCCCATCTACCTTTCGGAGGGCGAGGCGATCGGCCGCATCCTGGCCGAGAACAGGATCGGCTGCATTTCCGGCGCCGGGCGATCCGGCATCATGGGCGCGGTCGTGCGGGGTTCCGTCGAAGCCGGCGGCTGGGCCGGCGGTTCGAACGTGCCGCACATCATCCAGCTCGAAGGTTTGCCCGACGGGCTCTCCAGCTTCTGGCTGCGGCCGGACATCTACACCCGCATGGAGGTGATGATCGAGAATTCCGACGCTTTCATCATTTTCCCCGGGGGCGCCGGCACCGTGCAGGAACTTCTCGCGCTGATGATCTTCAAGCACCGCCAGAGCCCGATGATGGAGGGCAAGCCGGTGGTGATCTACAACCGCCGCAATGCCTCCGGCCTCGGCTTCTGGGATCCGCTCATCACGCTGCTTCGCGGCATGAGCATTCCCGGCGACTTCGTCGTCGTCGAGGAGCTGGAGGAGATTCTTCCTGCGATCCAGCCCGGGATGAAGAAACGTCGCGCGATGGAATCCGCACCCCTCGCCGGGGTGTAA
- a CDS encoding multidrug effflux MFS transporter: MTRLLIAILAALSMLGALSIDAYLPALPAIAGQFSVSAVAAQQSLTVYVFAFAVMTLFYGTLSDSFGRRPVVLASLVLYLLSSVGAACANSLESLLLFRLLQGLSAGAGAVIGRAVVGDLCTGNEANRAMAYISAVFGLAPAIAPIAGGWLQAAFGWRSIFLFIAAFSFLLLAACAVFLRESLPREKRAPFQLRAILQGYAQVGGDLRFMLRSTSNALAFFGVLIYVAGAPAFVMDILHLSVTEFAWLFIPLIGGMTLGSIVAGRLSHTVRAEGIILSSFAIMFISAAANLILCATTEARIPWAIVPMIGYSFGAAAATPAMTVMALEMFPKMRGLAASFQTFIFMMLFTLGSGLIAPLLYGSAFKFAVAMAAGAVASLVCWQAGRPDRLRPGSESAD, encoded by the coding sequence ATGACCCGTCTGCTCATCGCGATCCTCGCCGCTCTGTCGATGCTCGGCGCATTGTCCATCGACGCCTACCTGCCGGCGCTTCCGGCGATCGCGGGGCAGTTCTCCGTCTCGGCGGTCGCCGCACAGCAGTCGCTCACCGTCTATGTATTTGCCTTTGCGGTGATGACGCTCTTCTACGGCACGCTGTCGGATTCCTTTGGCCGGCGGCCCGTCGTCCTCGCGTCCCTCGTCCTGTATCTCCTCAGCTCCGTCGGCGCGGCCTGCGCGAACTCGCTCGAATCGCTCCTGCTCTTTCGCCTGCTGCAGGGACTTTCCGCCGGCGCCGGCGCCGTGATCGGTCGCGCCGTCGTCGGCGATCTCTGCACGGGTAACGAGGCCAATCGCGCGATGGCCTACATCTCGGCCGTCTTCGGCCTCGCCCCCGCCATCGCACCCATCGCCGGCGGCTGGCTGCAGGCGGCGTTCGGATGGCGCTCCATCTTCCTCTTCATCGCGGCGTTCTCGTTCCTCCTGCTCGCGGCCTGCGCGGTCTTCCTTCGGGAAAGCCTGCCGCGGGAAAAACGCGCCCCGTTTCAGCTCCGCGCCATCTTGCAGGGTTACGCGCAGGTCGGCGGAGATTTGCGGTTCATGCTCCGCTCGACGAGCAACGCCCTGGCGTTCTTCGGCGTCCTCATCTACGTGGCCGGGGCGCCGGCCTTCGTCATGGACATCCTGCACCTGTCCGTCACCGAGTTCGCGTGGCTTTTCATTCCGCTGATCGGCGGCATGACCCTCGGCTCGATCGTCGCCGGTCGCCTCAGCCACACCGTGCGGGCGGAAGGGATCATCCTCAGCTCATTCGCGATCATGTTCATCTCCGCAGCCGCGAATCTCATCCTCTGCGCGACGACCGAAGCGCGGATCCCGTGGGCCATCGTGCCGATGATCGGGTATTCCTTCGGCGCGGCCGCCGCAACACCCGCAATGACCGTGATGGCGCTCGAAATGTTTCCGAAAATGCGCGGACTCGCCGCGTCGTTCCAGACGTTCATTTTCATGATGCTCTTTACGCTCGGCTCGGGCCTCATCGCGCCGCTGCTCTACGGCAGCGCCTTCAAATTCGCCGTCGCGATGGCCGCGGGAGCGGTCGCGAGCCTCGTCTGCTGGCAGGCCGGCCGGCCGGATCGTCTCCGCCCCGGCTCGGAATCCGCTGATTGA